In Plectropomus leopardus isolate mb unplaced genomic scaffold, YSFRI_Pleo_2.0 unplaced_scaffold68901, whole genome shotgun sequence, the DNA window aaaaaaaaaagagtcttaTGATTTTCACATCAATCCCAACCAAAGTTATGTCCCGTCATCTGGTAGAACTTCATGTTGAAGGGCCTGTAGAAGTCCCGTAGCCTCTGCACCACCTCAGGGTCAATGTTCGGATGGGTCCGCCCTTTGGTTTTGCCCAGGCAGTGTGGCTTGCTGCTGCCCTCCGCCTTCTTGAGGCACGGGAAACCCTTGGTCTGGTTGAAGTAAAAGTGTTTGTCCGTGATGATCCTCTTGAGCCCCAGGAAGTCCTGCACGCGGCCCAGCTCTCCGGCCGG includes these proteins:
- the LOC121939973 gene encoding heparan sulfate glucosamine 3-O-sulfotransferase 3B1-like, which encodes TQTLSKKPDIPSFESLTFKNRTTGLIDTSWSAIQIGIYAKHLDNWLQYFPMEQILFVSGERLITDPAGELGRVQDFLGLKRIITDKHFYFNQTKGFPCLKKAEGSSKPHCLGKTKGRTHPNIDPEVVQRLRDFYRPFNMKFYQMTGHNFGWD